One window of Streptococcus troglodytae genomic DNA carries:
- the murB gene encoding UDP-N-acetylmuramate dehydrogenase, translated as MISNEMNKSLEGIDIRINEPLKKYTYTKVGGPADFLAFPRNRYELARIVKFANQNNLPWMVLGNASNLIVRDGGIRGFVIMFDKLNAVTVDGYVIEAEAGSNLIETTKVAQYHSLTGFEFACGIPGSIGGAVFMNAGAYGGEISHILISAQVLTRDGEIKTIEACDMRFGYRHSVLQDNQEVVISAKFSLKPGDYMVISQEMQRLNHLRELKQPLEHPSCGSVFKRPLGHFAGQLIMEAQLMGHRIGGVEVSTKHAGFMVNVANGSAKNYEDLIADVIRRVKEHSGVTLEPEVRIIGEKEVQMEDS; from the coding sequence ATGATATCAAATGAAATGAACAAAAGTTTAGAAGGCATTGATATTCGTATTAATGAACCCCTAAAAAAATATACCTATACAAAAGTGGGCGGTCCAGCTGATTTTTTAGCCTTTCCGCGTAATCGTTATGAACTCGCTCGCATTGTTAAATTTGCTAATCAAAACAACTTACCTTGGATGGTTTTAGGAAATGCCAGTAATTTGATTGTGCGTGATGGTGGGATTCGTGGCTTTGTCATCATGTTTGACAAACTTAATGCCGTGACCGTTGACGGTTATGTCATTGAAGCAGAAGCAGGTTCTAATCTGATTGAGACGACTAAAGTTGCTCAATATCATAGCTTGACTGGTTTTGAATTTGCTTGCGGCATTCCAGGAAGTATTGGCGGTGCTGTTTTTATGAATGCTGGTGCTTACGGTGGTGAAATCTCGCATATTTTGATCTCAGCTCAGGTTTTAACTAGAGATGGTGAGATTAAAACGATTGAAGCGTGTGATATGCGCTTTGGTTATCGTCATTCTGTTTTACAAGATAATCAGGAAGTTGTCATTTCAGCCAAGTTTTCTTTAAAACCAGGGGATTATATGGTTATCAGTCAGGAAATGCAGCGTTTAAATCATTTACGAGAACTTAAACAGCCCTTGGAGCATCCTTCTTGCGGTTCAGTCTTCAAACGTCCTTTAGGACATTTTGCTGGTCAGTTGATTATGGAAGCCCAATTAATGGGACATCGTATTGGCGGTGTTGAAGTTAGTACAAAACATGCCGGTTTTATGGTCAATGTTGCTAACGGTTCAGCTAAAAATTACGAAGACCTAATTGCTGATGTTATTCGTAGAGTTAAAGAACATTCTGGCGTTACGCTTGAACCAGAGGTTCGGATTATTGGTGAAAAAGAAGTACAAATGGAGGATTCATAG
- a CDS encoding ABC transporter ATP-binding protein: MTDPIIAFKNVSKVFEDNGTVVLKNINFELEEGKFYTLLGASGSGKSTILNLIAGLLEASSGGIFLDGKRINDIPINKRDVHTVFQSYALFPHMTVFENVAFPLKLRKVAKKEIEKRVTEALNMVRLSGFEKRSIRKLSGGQRQRVAIARAIINQPKVVLLDEPLSALDLKLRTEMQYELRELQQRLGITFVFVTHDQEEALAMSDWIFVMNDGEIVQSGTPVDIYDEPINHFVATFIGESNILPATMIEDYLVEFNGKRFEAVDGGMRPNETVEVVIRPEDLQITLPEEGKLQVKVETQLFRGVHYEIIAHDELGNEWMIHSTRKAIEGEIIGLDFTPEDIHIMRLNETEAEFDARIEEYAETEEHEEGLINAIEEERHEEEG; this comes from the coding sequence TTGACTGATCCAATCATTGCATTTAAAAATGTGTCAAAAGTTTTCGAAGACAATGGTACTGTTGTTTTAAAAAATATTAACTTTGAATTAGAAGAAGGGAAGTTTTACACGCTTCTTGGAGCGTCCGGTTCAGGGAAATCAACCATTCTAAATCTAATCGCGGGTTTACTGGAAGCGAGCAGCGGTGGCATTTTTCTTGATGGAAAACGAATCAATGATATCCCTATCAATAAACGTGATGTGCACACGGTCTTTCAGTCTTATGCGCTCTTTCCGCATATGACAGTTTTTGAAAATGTTGCCTTTCCGCTAAAATTACGCAAAGTAGCTAAGAAGGAAATTGAAAAACGTGTTACGGAAGCCTTAAACATGGTGCGTTTGTCTGGTTTTGAAAAGCGTTCAATTAGAAAACTATCGGGCGGACAGCGTCAGCGTGTTGCTATTGCTCGTGCCATTATCAATCAGCCCAAGGTTGTTTTATTGGACGAGCCTCTGTCAGCTTTGGATTTGAAATTGCGAACAGAAATGCAGTATGAATTGCGAGAGCTGCAGCAGCGTTTAGGGATTACGTTTGTCTTTGTAACGCACGATCAAGAAGAAGCATTAGCTATGTCTGATTGGATTTTTGTCATGAATGATGGGGAAATTGTCCAATCAGGAACACCTGTTGATATTTATGATGAACCAATCAACCATTTTGTTGCTACTTTTATTGGGGAATCTAATATTCTGCCAGCCACCATGATTGAGGATTACTTGGTTGAGTTTAATGGTAAACGTTTCGAAGCTGTTGATGGTGGTATGCGGCCTAATGAAACTGTTGAAGTGGTCATTCGCCCAGAGGATTTGCAGATTACGTTGCCAGAAGAAGGCAAGCTTCAGGTCAAAGTTGAAACACAGCTTTTTCGTGGTGTTCATTATGAAATTATCGCTCATGACGAACTCGGCAATGAATGGATGATTCATTCAACGCGTAAAGCTATTGAAGGTGAGATTATCGGTCTTGACTTTACACCTGAAGATATCCATATCATGCGTCTTAACGAAACTGAGGCAGAATTTGATGCCCGTATTGAAGAATATGCGGAAACAGAAGAACATGAAGAAGGTCTAATAAATGCCATAGAGGAGGAACGTCATGAAGAGGAAGGTTAA
- the thrB gene encoding homoserine kinase, translating to MKITVPATSANIGPGFDSVGVALSKYLSIEVLEEAASWHISHDLGDIPSDEHNLLLVTALKVAPDLRPHRLRMVSDIPLARGLGSSSSVIVAGIELANQLADLNLTDSEKLDIATEIEGHPDNVAPALFGNLVISSYINQKVNYIVADFPKSSFIAFIPNYELKTSDSRDVLPTDLTYKEAVAASSIANVAVAGLLTGDLKTAGEAIMSDRFHERFRQSLVREFAQIKEISKRNGAYASYLSGAGPTVIVLTDQDKADQIKADIDALELNGSTHLLCVDAKGVRVDKN from the coding sequence ATGAAAATTACAGTACCTGCAACATCAGCCAATATTGGACCCGGCTTTGACTCTGTCGGCGTTGCTCTTTCCAAATATCTTTCTATTGAAGTTTTAGAAGAAGCTGCTTCTTGGCATATTAGTCATGATTTGGGTGATATTCCAAGTGATGAGCATAACTTGCTGCTTGTAACAGCTTTGAAAGTGGCACCAGATCTCAGACCTCATCGTTTGCGTATGGTTAGTGACATTCCTCTGGCAAGAGGATTAGGATCATCAAGTTCTGTTATTGTTGCAGGTATTGAATTGGCTAATCAATTAGCAGATCTGAATTTAACAGACAGTGAAAAGTTAGATATTGCAACGGAAATTGAAGGACATCCAGACAATGTGGCACCAGCCTTATTTGGGAATCTCGTGATTTCTAGTTATATCAATCAAAAAGTTAATTATATTGTTGCTGATTTTCCTAAAAGTTCTTTTATTGCTTTTATCCCTAATTATGAGTTAAAAACCAGTGACAGCCGTGATGTTTTACCGACAGATTTAACATATAAGGAAGCAGTGGCTGCTAGCTCAATTGCCAATGTTGCTGTTGCCGGCCTTTTGACTGGTGATTTAAAGACAGCGGGTGAAGCTATTATGAGTGACCGCTTTCATGAACGTTTTCGTCAATCCTTGGTAAGGGAATTTGCACAAATTAAAGAGATCAGTAAGCGAAACGGTGCTTATGCCAGCTACCTTTCTGGTGCAGGGCCGACGGTTATTGTCTTAACGGATCAAGATAAGGCTGATCAAATCAAGGCGGATATTGATGCTTTAGAGCTAAATGGTAGTACTCATTTGCTTTGTGTTGATGCTAAGGGTGTAAGGGTAGATAAAAATTAA
- the folP gene encoding dihydropteroate synthase: MKIGNYEVAGNAAIMGILNVTPDSFSDGGQYETIDQALKQVEVMLAAGAAVIDIGGESTRPGAAFISAEDEIKRIVPIVEAISEKFNCLISIDTYKTETARAALAAGAHILNDVWSGLYDGQMFQLAAEINAPIILMHNQTEEVYGNVTEDVCQFLLERADLAQKAGVKKENIWLDPGFGFAKNVEQNMELLKGLAEVTKLGYPVLFGISRKRVVDSLLGGHTKPQERDMATAALSGYAISKGCQMVRVHNVAANKDIVKVSSQLV, translated from the coding sequence ATGAAAATTGGTAACTATGAAGTGGCTGGTAACGCGGCTATTATGGGGATTCTCAATGTAACCCCAGATTCATTTTCAGATGGCGGACAATATGAAACAATCGATCAGGCTCTAAAACAGGTTGAAGTCATGTTGGCAGCAGGAGCGGCTGTTATTGATATCGGCGGTGAATCCACACGTCCCGGCGCAGCATTTATTTCTGCGGAGGATGAAATTAAGCGGATTGTTCCAATTGTTGAAGCTATTAGTGAAAAGTTTAACTGTCTGATTAGCATTGATACCTATAAGACTGAGACTGCTCGAGCAGCCCTTGCTGCAGGAGCGCACATATTAAACGATGTGTGGTCCGGCCTTTATGATGGACAAATGTTTCAATTAGCAGCTGAAATTAATGCACCTATTATTTTGATGCACAATCAGACTGAAGAAGTTTATGGCAATGTGACAGAAGATGTCTGCCAATTCTTACTGGAACGTGCTGATTTAGCTCAAAAAGCAGGAGTTAAAAAGGAAAATATTTGGCTTGATCCTGGGTTTGGTTTCGCTAAAAATGTTGAACAAAACATGGAACTTCTGAAAGGTTTGGCGGAGGTGACTAAGCTTGGTTACCCTGTTTTATTTGGTATTTCCAGAAAACGTGTGGTTGATAGTCTGTTAGGCGGTCATACCAAACCGCAAGAGCGTGATATGGCAACAGCAGCTCTTTCTGGCTACGCTATTAGTAAGGGTTGCCAAATGGTCAGAGTACATAATGTGGCTGCAAACAAAGACATTGTAAAGGTCAGCAGCCAGTTAGTATGA
- the folK gene encoding 2-amino-4-hydroxy-6-hydroxymethyldihydropteridine diphosphokinase: MTLVYLSLGSNIGNRQIYLQKALDKLAHLPHTTMQAVSPVYETAAWGKVDQADFLNLVCRLETELSPYDLLEACQKIEKHLNRVRHEHWGPRTIDIDILFYGNTIIKEGTLKIPHPYLQNRAFVLVPLNDIASELVHPVLKETVAVLLEKVDKSGVKIW, from the coding sequence ATGACACTTGTTTATTTAAGTCTAGGTAGTAACATAGGAAATCGACAAATTTATCTACAGAAAGCTTTAGATAAACTGGCACACCTTCCTCATACTACTATGCAAGCAGTATCCCCCGTTTATGAAACAGCAGCTTGGGGAAAAGTAGATCAGGCGGATTTTTTAAATCTCGTGTGTCGACTTGAAACTGAGTTATCACCATACGATTTACTAGAGGCTTGCCAAAAAATTGAAAAGCATTTAAATCGTGTTCGTCATGAACATTGGGGCCCCAGAACTATTGATATTGATATCTTATTTTATGGAAATACTATTATTAAAGAGGGTACCCTCAAAATCCCCCATCCTTATTTGCAGAATCGTGCTTTTGTTTTGGTTCCTCTTAATGATATTGCCAGTGAATTAGTTCATCCGGTTTTAAAGGAAACAGTAGCTGTTTTGCTGGAAAAAGTGGACAAATCAGGAGTTAAAATCTGGTAG
- a CDS encoding homoserine dehydrogenase encodes MSIKIGLLGFGTVASGMPFLLKENKDKITAASGTKLEIAKVLVKDDDEKKRLLAAGNDFNFVTNVDDILSDDNIAIVVELMGRIEPAKTFITKALEAGKHVVSANKDLIAMHGKELIRLAQDKGVAFYYEAAVAGGIPILRTLANSLTSDKVTRILGVLNGTSNFMMTKMVDEGWTYEAALKKAQELGYAESDPTNDVEGIDAAYKAVILSQFGFGMTIDFDQVVHQGISSITPDDVAMAQQLGYVIKLVGSVEETPSGIFAEVSPTFLPKSHPLASVNDVMNAVFVESIGIGESMYYGPGAGQKPTATSVVADVIRIARRIKDGNVGKRFNEFIRETKIAHPDDVKSHYYFAINTADEKGKMLCLAEIFNSEDISFEQVLQQKANGEQARVVIITHSVSKSQLVNVTEKLQAVADFKLLNTFKVLGE; translated from the coding sequence ATGTCTATAAAAATTGGTTTGCTTGGGTTTGGTACAGTAGCGAGCGGAATGCCGTTTTTATTGAAGGAAAACAAGGATAAAATTACAGCTGCTTCAGGGACTAAACTTGAAATTGCTAAAGTTTTGGTTAAAGACGACGATGAGAAAAAACGTCTTTTAGCAGCGGGCAATGATTTTAACTTTGTAACGAATGTTGATGATATTTTGTCCGATGACAATATTGCTATTGTTGTGGAATTGATGGGACGCATTGAACCAGCTAAAACTTTTATCACCAAGGCGCTTGAAGCTGGTAAACATGTTGTTTCAGCTAATAAAGACTTAATTGCAATGCACGGTAAAGAACTTATCAGACTTGCTCAAGATAAGGGTGTAGCTTTTTACTATGAGGCTGCTGTTGCTGGTGGTATTCCAATTTTACGCACTTTAGCCAATTCATTGACTTCTGATAAGGTCACTCGTATTCTTGGGGTATTAAACGGAACCTCTAATTTTATGATGACCAAAATGGTCGATGAAGGCTGGACCTATGAAGCGGCTCTCAAAAAAGCTCAGGAATTAGGTTATGCCGAAAGCGATCCGACCAATGATGTTGAAGGAATTGATGCGGCTTATAAGGCTGTTATTCTCAGCCAATTTGGTTTTGGCATGACAATTGATTTTGATCAAGTAGTGCATCAAGGTATTTCAAGCATTACTCCTGATGATGTCGCTATGGCACAGCAACTAGGTTATGTTATCAAGCTGGTTGGTTCAGTTGAGGAAACACCTTCTGGTATTTTTGCAGAAGTGTCGCCTACATTCCTTCCAAAATCTCATCCGCTTGCCAGTGTTAATGATGTGATGAATGCAGTTTTTGTGGAATCAATTGGTATTGGCGAGTCTATGTACTATGGACCGGGTGCCGGCCAAAAGCCAACAGCAACTTCTGTTGTAGCTGATGTGATTCGCATCGCTCGTCGCATCAAAGACGGTAATGTCGGTAAACGCTTCAATGAATTTATCCGTGAAACAAAAATTGCGCATCCTGATGATGTTAAAAGTCATTACTATTTTGCTATTAATACAGCAGATGAAAAAGGTAAGATGCTGTGCTTGGCCGAAATCTTCAATTCGGAGGATATCTCTTTTGAACAAGTTTTACAGCAAAAAGCTAATGGTGAACAAGCGCGTGTGGTGATTATTACGCATTCGGTAAGTAAGAGTCAGTTAGTAAATGTCACTGAGAAATTACAAGCTGTGGCAGACTTTAAATTGCTCAACACTTTCAAAGTATTAGGGGAATAA
- the folE gene encoding GTP cyclohydrolase I FolE, with amino-acid sequence MSNQKKIEEAVYQLLEALGEDPNREGLLDTPKRVARMYQEMFAGLNEDPKDQFTAVFSEGHEEVVLVKDIPFYSMCEHHLVPFYGLAHVAYIPSDGRVTGLSKLARAVEVASKRPQLQERLTDQIANALEEALKPKGVLVMIEAEHMCMTMRGIKKPGSKTVTRVVRGVCQSDKETRQEIIAMIHHN; translated from the coding sequence ATGTCAAACCAAAAAAAGATTGAAGAAGCCGTTTATCAGTTGTTAGAAGCGCTTGGTGAAGACCCTAATCGTGAAGGACTGCTAGATACACCAAAGCGTGTTGCTAGGATGTATCAGGAAATGTTTGCAGGTCTTAATGAGGACCCTAAAGACCAGTTTACAGCTGTTTTTTCTGAAGGACACGAAGAAGTTGTCTTAGTCAAGGATATCCCATTTTATTCTATGTGTGAGCATCATTTGGTCCCTTTTTACGGCTTAGCACATGTTGCCTATATTCCGAGTGACGGCCGCGTCACAGGACTTAGTAAATTGGCTCGTGCTGTTGAAGTGGCCAGCAAACGTCCGCAGCTGCAGGAGCGACTGACAGATCAAATAGCTAATGCTCTTGAAGAAGCCCTAAAACCCAAAGGTGTCCTTGTTATGATTGAAGCAGAGCACATGTGTATGACTATGAGAGGAATCAAAAAGCCTGGCAGCAAAACTGTAACCAGAGTTGTTAGAGGTGTTTGCCAATCTGATAAAGAAACGCGTCAGGAAATTATAGCAATGATACATCATAACTAG
- a CDS encoding ABC transporter permease → MKRKVNFFSLPYLLWIGFFVLAPVALILYKSFFDIEGHVTLSNYKTFFTNWTYLKMSLNSILYAAIITLVTLLISYPTALILTNLKHKQLWLMLVILPTWINLLLKAYAFMGIFGIHGGVNSFLQFMGLAPKQILFTDFSFIFVASYIEIPFMILPIFNALDDIDPNLINASRDLGATDWQTFTKVIFPLSLNGVRSGVQSVFIPSLSLFMLTRLIGGNRVITLGTAIEQNFLTTQNWGMGSTIGVILIVTMLVIMWVTKERKK, encoded by the coding sequence ATGAAGAGGAAGGTTAATTTCTTTTCCCTGCCTTATCTCCTTTGGATAGGTTTTTTTGTTTTAGCGCCGGTAGCACTTATTCTCTACAAATCTTTTTTTGATATTGAGGGGCATGTCACATTAAGCAATTATAAAACTTTTTTTACCAACTGGACTTATTTGAAAATGAGCCTTAATTCTATTTTATATGCTGCTATTATTACTTTAGTGACACTTCTTATTTCTTACCCGACGGCACTTATCTTGACAAATCTTAAGCACAAACAATTGTGGTTAATGTTAGTTATCTTGCCCACTTGGATTAACCTTTTACTTAAAGCCTATGCTTTTATGGGAATTTTTGGTATTCATGGTGGTGTCAATAGTTTTTTACAGTTTATGGGATTGGCACCCAAACAGATTCTTTTTACTGATTTTTCTTTTATTTTCGTGGCTTCTTATATTGAAATTCCTTTTATGATTTTGCCGATTTTTAATGCTCTTGATGACATTGATCCCAATCTTATCAATGCTAGTCGTGATTTAGGGGCAACTGATTGGCAGACCTTCACCAAGGTCATTTTCCCCTTGTCTTTAAATGGTGTTAGAAGTGGTGTCCAATCTGTTTTCATCCCTAGTCTCAGTCTTTTTATGCTGACACGCCTAATTGGTGGCAATCGCGTCATTACTTTAGGGACTGCTATTGAACAGAACTTTCTGACTACACAAAATTGGGGAATGGGGTCAACTATTGGTGTCATTTTGATTGTTACCATGCTTGTCATTATGTGGGTAACTAAGGAGAGAAAGAAATGA
- a CDS encoding bifunctional folylpolyglutamate synthase/dihydrofolate synthase gives MNYQEALTWIQDSLKFGIKPGLERMTWMLEKLGNPQRHICGIHVVGTNGKGSTVNDLQTIFSEAGYRVGTFISPYIIDFRERISINGQMISERDLVYLVQLAKPVVERLPLETDLEAATEFEIITLLMFLYFGKVHPVDLVFIEAGMGGLYDSTNVFKAQAVICTSIGLDHQAVLGETYSDIAQQKVGVLKEGVPFIFAEKRPDVKAFFYQKAKETQSSIYELGNTFYLVDKGERFDFICGNKKISDIKLAMQGYHQRSNAALAIMASLLLQEHFPKVTDTVIQKSLVHNYWIGRTEFIKDNLMIDGAHNNESVAVLVELLKEQYADKKIHILFAAINTKPIDSMLKQLNQFTDLTVTTFSYPNALPLKDYPQIYKQVRDFRLWLKRLSKAQRDDFYVITGSLYFISQVRKVLLKNEEIGYNRLY, from the coding sequence ATGAATTATCAAGAAGCATTGACTTGGATACAAGATAGTTTAAAGTTTGGGATTAAACCGGGCTTGGAACGTATGACTTGGATGCTAGAAAAATTGGGCAATCCCCAACGGCATATTTGCGGCATCCATGTTGTCGGTACCAATGGTAAAGGATCCACTGTTAATGATTTACAAACTATTTTTAGTGAAGCAGGTTATCGGGTTGGAACTTTTATTTCGCCTTATATTATTGACTTTAGAGAGCGAATCTCAATTAATGGCCAAATGATTAGTGAAAGGGATCTTGTTTATTTAGTTCAATTAGCCAAACCTGTGGTTGAACGTCTGCCTCTTGAGACTGATTTGGAAGCAGCGACAGAGTTTGAAATTATCACGCTTCTAATGTTTCTTTATTTCGGGAAAGTGCATCCGGTTGATTTAGTTTTTATTGAGGCAGGAATGGGCGGACTCTACGATTCAACTAATGTTTTTAAGGCGCAAGCTGTTATTTGTACCTCCATTGGACTGGACCATCAGGCTGTTTTGGGAGAGACTTATTCAGATATTGCTCAGCAAAAGGTTGGTGTTTTAAAAGAGGGTGTCCCTTTTATTTTTGCTGAAAAACGTCCTGATGTTAAGGCCTTTTTTTACCAAAAAGCCAAAGAAACTCAGAGCTCTATTTATGAGTTAGGGAACACTTTTTATCTTGTAGATAAGGGTGAGAGGTTTGATTTTATTTGCGGCAATAAAAAGATTTCTGATATTAAATTGGCCATGCAAGGATACCATCAAAGATCTAATGCTGCTTTGGCTATTATGGCTAGCCTTTTATTACAAGAGCATTTTCCTAAGGTAACTGATACTGTTATTCAAAAAAGTCTGGTTCATAACTACTGGATAGGAAGGACAGAGTTTATCAAAGATAATCTTATGATTGATGGTGCTCATAATAATGAAAGTGTTGCTGTTTTAGTGGAACTTTTAAAAGAGCAGTATGCTGATAAAAAGATTCATATTCTTTTTGCGGCCATTAATACCAAACCAATTGACAGCATGTTAAAGCAATTAAATCAATTCACTGATTTGACTGTGACAACCTTTTCTTATCCTAATGCCCTTCCTTTGAAAGATTATCCACAGATTTACAAACAAGTCAGAGATTTTAGACTTTGGCTCAAAAGATTAAGTAAGGCTCAAAGAGATGACTTTTATGTCATTACAGGATCGCTCTATTTTATTTCACAAGTCAGAAAAGTTCTTTTGAAAAATGAAGAAATAGGCTATAATAGATTGTATTAA
- the folB gene encoding dihydroneopterin aldolase — protein MDKIILKGCRFYAYHGVFSEEKALGQIFTVDLDLSLDLTAASKTDKLEDTVNYGQVFSVLKTCVENSQYALIERLAGVICEDIFEQFSSVNAIKIRITKENPPIAGHYDRVGIELERERS, from the coding sequence ATGGATAAGATTATTTTAAAGGGCTGTCGTTTTTATGCTTATCATGGTGTTTTTTCTGAAGAAAAGGCCTTGGGCCAGATTTTTACGGTTGACCTAGACCTCTCACTTGATTTAACAGCAGCTTCAAAAACAGATAAATTGGAAGATACGGTGAATTATGGTCAGGTTTTTTCAGTGCTTAAGACCTGCGTTGAAAATAGTCAATATGCCCTGATCGAAAGATTGGCAGGGGTCATTTGTGAAGATATTTTTGAACAATTTTCATCAGTCAATGCCATCAAGATTCGTATTACTAAGGAAAATCCGCCAATAGCTGGCCATTATGATAGGGTTGGCATTGAATTGGAACGAGAGCGCTCATGA
- a CDS encoding polysaccharide deacetylase family protein, which produces MTKKKHQKKSLTGLNAILIFACALTLGFLLFVVTYQKKTATKNRTATTTVTSITKSTHQEKEKTNSKWTKQDQPVKIPILMYHAIHNMAPEEAGNANLIVAPDIFESHIKRLSDEGYYFLTPEEAYKALTQNSLPAKKVIWLTFDDSLIDFYNIAFPILKKYKAKATNNVITSFTQEGRAGNLTLKQMKEMKKEGMSFQSHTLTHPDLSASDQDTQAAELKQSKDYLDKELDQTTTAIAYPAGRYNDTTLNLANQYKLGVTTNEGLASANDGLLSLNRVRILPDTSADILMNTISPAIQ; this is translated from the coding sequence ATGACTAAGAAAAAACATCAAAAGAAGTCATTAACAGGTCTTAATGCCATTTTAATTTTTGCCTGTGCTTTAACGTTAGGTTTTCTTCTTTTTGTAGTAACCTACCAAAAAAAGACAGCTACTAAAAATAGAACTGCAACTACTACTGTGACCAGCATTACTAAAAGCACCCATCAAGAAAAAGAAAAAACTAACAGCAAATGGACTAAACAAGATCAGCCAGTTAAAATCCCTATTTTAATGTATCACGCTATCCATAATATGGCTCCAGAGGAAGCAGGAAATGCTAATCTCATTGTTGCCCCTGATATTTTTGAAAGCCATATTAAACGTTTGAGCGACGAAGGTTACTACTTTTTAACTCCAGAAGAAGCTTACAAAGCTCTTACTCAAAACAGTCTGCCTGCTAAAAAAGTGATTTGGCTGACTTTTGACGACAGTCTTATTGACTTTTATAATATCGCCTTCCCTATCTTAAAAAAATATAAAGCCAAGGCTACCAATAATGTTATTACCAGTTTCACTCAGGAGGGAAGGGCTGGCAACCTAACGTTGAAGCAAATGAAAGAAATGAAAAAGGAAGGAATGTCTTTCCAATCTCATACCCTGACCCATCCTGATTTATCCGCTTCAGACCAAGACACGCAAGCTGCAGAGCTAAAGCAATCTAAGGATTACCTTGACAAAGAATTAGATCAAACCACAACAGCAATAGCTTATCCAGCGGGACGCTACAATGATACAACGCTTAATTTAGCTAATCAATATAAGTTGGGAGTGACAACTAACGAAGGACTAGCTAGTGCTAACGATGGACTTCTCTCCCTAAATCGTGTCCGTATCCTACCAGACACAAGTGCAGATATTTTAATGAATACTATCTCTCCTGCCATTCAATAA
- a CDS encoding ABC transporter permease, translated as MKKIGHLYLTLVFLILYIPIFYLIFYSFNQAGDMNRFTGLTLEHYTTMFNDQRLMLILVETFLLAFLSSLLATAIGTFGAILIYQAKKKYQNTILSINNVLMVAPDVMIGASFLILFTFIGFKLGMFSVLLSHIAFSIPIVVLMVLPRLKEMNDDMIHAAYDLGASYFQMLKEVLLPYLTPSIIAGYFMAFTYSLDDFAVTFFVTGNGFSTLSVEIYSRARKGISLEINALSTVVFLFSILLVIGYYFISQDKEEKHA; from the coding sequence ATGAAGAAAATAGGGCATTTATATTTAACGCTTGTCTTTTTAATTCTTTATATTCCTATCTTTTATTTGATTTTTTATTCCTTTAATCAAGCAGGAGATATGAATCGTTTTACTGGTTTGACTTTAGAACATTATACAACGATGTTTAACGATCAGCGGTTAATGTTGATCCTTGTTGAAACCTTTCTTCTAGCATTTCTAAGCTCCTTGTTGGCAACCGCTATTGGGACTTTTGGTGCGATTTTAATTTACCAAGCAAAAAAGAAGTATCAAAATACGATTTTGTCTATTAACAATGTCCTTATGGTAGCACCTGATGTGATGATTGGGGCTTCTTTCTTGATTCTCTTTACCTTTATTGGCTTTAAATTGGGCATGTTTTCCGTTCTTCTTAGTCACATCGCCTTTTCCATTCCTATTGTTGTTCTAATGGTTCTTCCTAGATTAAAAGAAATGAATGATGATATGATTCATGCGGCTTATGACTTAGGAGCCAGCTACTTTCAAATGTTAAAAGAAGTGCTGCTGCCTTATTTGACACCTAGCATTATTGCTGGGTATTTTATGGCTTTTACTTATTCTTTAGATGATTTTGCGGTAACTTTCTTTGTTACTGGAAATGGCTTTTCAACGCTTTCAGTTGAAATTTATTCCCGTGCTCGTAAGGGAATTTCTTTAGAAATCAATGCGCTATCAACGGTTGTTTTCTTATTTAGTATCTTACTTGTCATTGGTTACTATTTTATTTCGCAGGATAAGGAGGAAAAGCATGCGTAA